The sequence CCTAAATGTgcattttggtatttatttaaaaaaatagccaCGAGCTCCTCTTAGAATTTTTGTCATGCATTAAtatagataataatttaataagtttatttatttttttcaaacttttgcCAAGATATTGAACTAATCGGATTAGCAAATATTATCACTCATGAAACCATTAATAATGAATTGTTGTGTTTATTTGATTCAATTTGTATGTATTGATGTTGTTTAGATccttaaacattaaatttatataaattattataattttgattcaattgaccgaattcaaataaaaaatttcttatgtATTTGATTTCCTATTTTGATAAGGTATTTTGTAAGTTCATTCATTCAAacatagatttttattttatataagagtttaaacaaaaataataataaaccaaatCTTCTAAGTAAATACATTTGACCAACAAGTTTATAAAACTTCCCCATAGATCCTGATAGTTGTtattaacaatgaaaaataattataatccCAAGAACCATCCCTTActcattttatatgaaaaaaaaagttatatattcaaattaacaGTGATTGGTCCAACCAATAGATATTTGACACGTTAAACCAGTGGGATTAAGAGAGGTCTACTATTTCATAAAACTTTCCATACCATGCCTCAAACTGGTTTAAAtccaacaaaatataaataaataaataaacaaatatctaAATCTCTACCCTATTATTTAGATTTCTGTGCAACTCcttataattcaattttttaacaaaaaaaaaaaaaaacttcttatattttatttaaatttcagtAAGTGTTAAATGTTTTTGCCTAAcatttaagatatttttatgagcttaaattatatataatatttggacAAAAATGTGAgtcaaacaagaaaagaaagaattttcTTGTTAGAGGTACAACACAAGAGTCATACTTTTCAGGTAAACAACCATGTGAACAATCATACATTTGTTAatctttacataatttttttttttgctttttacacataatttaaaattaatattttatttttggtgcacatcgttttttgtttcaataaaaaaaaacacaaaaaggaATAAGAGGTCTTCAAACCATTAAACCTTCTCCCTATTTGGTTAAAATGAAATTAACCAAGGACTAAGAAGTAATTTACCAAGACACAGGCATAACTAATTGTTTACAAAAGCAAGTAGCCATCTAAAGCTCCGTGAAATGATGCCAATGTGACATCCAGtacaaaaacaacttgaaaTTGTGAAGAGTTTAGCACACACCACATTGCATTTGTTCACATATCCTAAACTGTAAAGCAGTTTCACTTCTATTGGAAAAAAACTGTGAAACAAATTATCACAAAATTTCAATGCCTTTTCGTCtaaattttaatgaaatcaaaacgGTGCCGGTCGGATGTGATTAGCGAAACCCTTTCACTGCCTCCGGCCTCTGCCTTTCTTGGAAGCCAACTGCTCTACTTGTTCCTTGCCTGATACTTCGGATATATCAGCTGTGCAAAAGGTAAACATAATCTCCATGTTAAACAACAATAATCGCCAATGACTTGATCGAAATACCAAGGGAacataaattattcaaaatgaaGTAAAATCAATATCTATAAGAAAATAACAGAAACTAAGTTTTACCGTCAGGGCCTCGAGCCATCAGAGTGAAAAAGATGTTATTCAGCTTCTCCATCTTCTTTACATCTTGGGCCTGATCCGTCTTAAACTTCAGGCACTGTAACCATAAGACTTTCATTATGACTAGTTCATCATATCAACATGAGAACAATGATGAGTGATTTTGGAAGCTTTGGGATTATAAATGGTGAATGAATTATTCTAATGAAGAATATTTCTTGCTTTAGAAAAAAGAATTTTCAACCAACAAACTTAATATGTAAATCAAGGATGCCAAAATACCCAAGAAAAAAgtaatatacatattataaaaataataataaaaaaaaaaaggttgccTAATGTCCACTAACATTATAAAGGGCCCACATTTAGCAAACCAAGGTAACTTTCCTGTAAAAAATATCCAGTTAATTCCAAACAGACCCACATACAGTTACTGCTATCTGATGTCTGATTAGTACATGAATAATGTAATCCTTTTGTAAATATGTATTCCTTGAATCCATAATTGGCCAGCTGACATAGCAATGAATCATGTCTCCTCAAGTACACTCACTAGATATGAGAGTGTTACAAAAGCAAAAGACAGAGgctttccaaaacaaaaacaaaaataaacaaaaataaaacccaaCTGTGGACAATGCAATCACAGTCAAAAGATGAGGTTTATCACCTGATAGTTCACTATGATTAAAAGGTCAATTAGAGTTCGGTTACTGAGTACAATTGGAATAAAAAGTCTATATACCAACCATAATTTATAGACACTGCATAGAAGAAAAAACCCTTTAAGAATAAATTTAAGGATTTGTAAACAAGGTTATTTTTCAATCTCATAAGCATCGGTTAAAAGATACAAAATGCCTGGCCCAACCATATGATGCAGTTaccaagaataaaatataatattaggtaaaaaaaaacaataataagcatTTGTTCATACAGATAATCAATTTAGAGAGACACAGACTCAAAAACACTTCAATGTGGAAATAAGCTGTGCAAGAAATATGTATGAAGGTTGCTCCAACTGTTTAAGGTATGCTACAATCAAATAGGAAGCAagctaaaaataaattcaactcCGCAAAAGAGGCGAAAGAGGTGCAGAGGAGACAATAATACTGATCAATTTGTGCACTTTGTTCAATCCATTGTAGTAGTAAGCACATAGGAATTATTGACAACAAAATGAACATTGAGAATttagtaaaattaaatatacaaaaatctGTTGAGAATGAAACAAGACAATGAGAAGCTGAAGGATAAATGGATGAGAAACTAATTTCTAGGAATATAACTGGGCCAATATAAAGTAACAAAATCAGTGTATAAAGTCAATAGAAGACCTAGAGGTAACAAAAATCAAGGTTCCAAAAGTTGTATATAGGACCAACATATAATCAAAATAGAAGCACAAAAAAATAAGGTGATCAAGTCTTGTAAAATGGAGCAGGCATAACTGGCCCCATGATATGAAGTCaataaatgtgaaaatataCACAAAAGAAGGTTAACGAACGGGAGATTAACATAAGAAATAAGTAATAAGAAGATCAATGACTCAAATATGGGAAGACTTTCAAATGTTGTTACAGAAAAATGTTCTTCAGATAGCCATAACATGGACCAACAACATTTACAAAGGCTTCATACAAAGCATACAGCAAGTAAGTCAATAAACTTCCCTACGGATTGCCTTAAGGGATCTTACAACCATGAACTCTTTATGAAACTATATCCAATTGCTGAAAttgcaaataaacaaattatcaAGTAATTCCTTCATGCAACATTACTTCATATTTTTCTAAGATAAACTAATAAGTTTCTTATAAATCCACTATCTTTATGCCACAAAGGTGACTAAACATTTGGCTTGACTTTGAATTGCTctaaattcaaaaatgaaagaaCCTTAAGCTAGACCAACTTCCCTAGAGTGCAGTTCAGTATGGCCAAGCTTACATGAATATCAAATACAACTAATGCAACCAAACAATGCACAAAGAATCCAAACTTGCAAAATTACATCGACATCGAAGGCCAACCAAATGCAAGTCAAAATGAATACTCACAATTGATAAATATGTGTACCAAAAGCCATACAAATTTTATCAGCTAATGCAAATATCTTCAAGCTCATACATGGGCATAAACAAGCCAATTCAATACCATCAACACAACAAGAACAATACAATAATCTatccataaatatattttttttaaaaaaaaaaaaaaactaaatcacAGCTGGAAACAGCGTTTGCTCTTCCAAATCATCACCAATTGGATAGAGATGCAAAACAAAGTACCACAATTGGAGAAGAAACCCTATAATTTTTTGGCTAAAAAagatcaaaacaacaaaaatacctCACGATTGTCAGTGACCTTGAGCACAAGTTTTCCGTCGCAATGTCTGTACTTCATCACATACCGAGACTgatccaaacacaacaaaaaaataaaaaataaaaaaatcaagcaaagatcaagaaaagaagaTCCGAAATCGAAAGGAACACAAAGAAATCAAAAAGGAAACGCACAGATTGGGGATCAGCGCGGAAAATCTGGATGGATCTCTCGACGAACTCCTCCCAAGAAGCGATGTACACCATCGTGAGCACCGCTCTTCTTCGCCTTCCAATCAGGGAACAAAGGTTTATAAAAACGGGAAAAAACCTagagacaaaaaaagaaagggatttttggatttttaagggTTAATCCGTTAATGTATGTGTGTAAgatgatataataattaaatatttaaaataatttttgtgtataaagaaaatgaaatatttcaaaataatatatgatatatttaaacCAACAATAAacatttttctataaataaaaaaaaaaaaaaatttgagcaCCGTTTTCTCTACTGGCACCGACCGCTGCATAGAGTTTTCAAGTCCTTGATGAGATAACTGATTCAATACATTAACTCCTCACATGAGAATGCTTCGAAGTTTCAAACGTTATTTATCcacttgtttaaaaaaaattaagaaaaaaaataaaaatatcatattattattacatttatgACATAATCTATGTATATTTGCGAATGTGAAATAAAAACGAACGGTATTCTTATCTAGAGAAGATAAAcgtattgataaataaataaaaaaaatttattatatgatctctagtaaaacaaaaattatgttcgtcttaatttattttgcctttttttttttttgtattaataacTGCAGGTTTGTATGCTTAAACACTTTCCCTTCAGAATATCTTCGCAAATTAAGTAGGTAATTACATTTAcatacacatgtatatataaattgcaCACCAAAAATAGCCTTTTGAACTATTTTCAGAAAACCTCATGTACATTGATAACACCAGCATGAGGTTGATATGGTATGATCAGTGTTTCTGCAAATTAAAGTCTTCTGCTGATCAGTGATCAGTATTCATgctgaaaaaaatatgaagaaatacATTGAAATCACGGCAATGCCGCAAAATCCTCTAAATTCACAAGCAAAAAAGCTGCTGTAATCAGGGCTTGAATGAAATCTGAGGTGCAAACCAAATCAATTAGAGAAACATTTCCTCATGGTTACAAATCACTGACCATACAACTTTTTACAAGATCTTGAAATCAAGACCttcaaaacaaaaccattaCAAAAGGTTGGTTAAAGAGCGTTACCCAAAATGTAACAAGAATACAACAAACTACTGCAACAAATATGAACATTATAAGGACAAGCCTCTGGGAATAATTCGGCACACCAAAGCAGAAGCAATCTATAGCTCGGAAAGTATTGCAGGGATGTAGTGTGAGAGTTCCGCCGTAAGAGACTGGAAACCATTCACAAGCTGCGTGTGGAAGTCTTGATCTTCTTCACCTATTAA comes from Dioscorea cayenensis subsp. rotundata cultivar TDr96_F1 chromosome 15, TDr96_F1_v2_PseudoChromosome.rev07_lg8_w22 25.fasta, whole genome shotgun sequence and encodes:
- the LOC120276962 gene encoding signal recognition particle 9 kDa protein, with product MVYIASWEEFVERSIQIFRADPQSSRYVMKYRHCDGKLVLKVTDNRECLKFKTDQAQDVKKMEKLNNIFFTLMARGPDADISEVSGKEQVEQLASKKGRGRRQ